In Helianthus annuus cultivar XRQ/B chromosome 3, HanXRQr2.0-SUNRISE, whole genome shotgun sequence, a single window of DNA contains:
- the LOC110878541 gene encoding ras-related protein RABB1c, which produces MSYAYLFKYIIIGDTGVGKSCLLLQFTDKRFQPVHDLTIGVEFGARMITIDNKPIKLQIWDTAGQESFRSITRSYYRGAAGALLVYDITRRETFNHLASWLEDARQHANANMTVMLIGNKCDLAHRRAVSTEEGEQFAKENGLVFMEASAKTAQNVEEAFINTAGTIYKKIQDGVFDVSNESYGIKVGYGGNSGPSGGRDGAPAQGGACCS; this is translated from the exons ATGTCCTACGCATACCTTTTCAAGTACATCATCATCGGTGATACCG GAGTTGGAAAATCATGCCTTCTTCTGCAGTTCACAGACAAGCGTTTTCAGCCGGTTCATGATTTAACCATTGGTGTTGAATTTGGTGCCAGAATGATCACCATCGACAACAAACCAATAAAGCTGCAGATATGGGACACG GCGGGCCAGGAGTCGTTTAGATCTATAACAAGGTCTTACTACAGAGGTGCTGCTGGTGCACTTCTGGTTTATGACATCACCAG GAGGGAAACTTTTAATCACCTTGCAAGCTGGTTGGAGGATGCTAGGCAGCATGCAAATGCAAATATGACCGTAATGCTCATCGGTAACAAGTGTGATCTTGCACACAGAAGAGCTGTTAGCACTGAAGAAGGAGAACAGTTTGCTAAGGAAAACGGTCTAGTTTTCATGGAAGCTTCTGCAAAAACCGCACAGAATGTCGAGGAG GCATTTATAAACACAGCTGGAACAATCTATAAAAAGATTCAAGATGGAGTTTTTGACGTATCAAACGAG TCTTATGGGATTAAAGTCGGTTACGGTGGCAATTCTGGGCCATCGGGAGGACGAGATGGCGCTCCTGCTCAAGGAGGAGCCTGTTGCAGTTAA
- the LOC110878542 gene encoding vacuolar cation/proton exchanger 3 isoform X1 has product MGYNNNLRMLGFNPPLMKSSSVKSMIELQDDSRAIPVATTRNLPSLKGGPELFGTNSAWSIMKASIKTAFFSDKINLLLPCGPLAMLVDQLTHRQGWVFMLSLLGIIPLAERLGWATEQLVYYTVPTVGGLLNATFGNATELIISLFAMKQGMLRLVQQSLLGSILSNMLLVLGCALFGGGITHLNKEQMFNKSNVGMSVGLLLMAVMALIFPTVLRVTNTELQIGTSVLALSRFCSCIMLVAYVVYIFFLLTNQKQDYASLKEVYNHLDKDRIVQYVYIFLLIVQKHQDSPTASSDNEESADITKWESIIWLGVLTLFISILSDYLVNAIEGASVAMDVPVAFISVILLPIVGNAAEHASAIMFAVKDKLDISLGVAIGSSTQISMFVMPICVVVGWMIERPLDLDFEPFETATLFMTVLVVAFILQEGTSNYFKGLMLLFCYMIVAASFYVHVDPASIQDNPQ; this is encoded by the exons ATGGGTTACAACAACAATCTGCGgatgttagggttcaatcccccCCTA ATGAAATCATCAAGTGTAAAGTCAATGATTGAGTTACAAGATGATAGTCGAGCTATACCCGTCGCAACCACCAGAAACTTGCCTTCCCTAAAAGGCGGACCGGAACTTTTTGGCACCAACTCTGCATGGAGCATAATGAAAGCCAGTATAAAGACCGCTTTCTTTTCTGATAAAATAAATTTACTCTTACCTTGTGGCCCATTAGCAATGCTGGTTGATCAATTGACCCATCGTCAA GGTTGGGTCTTCATGTTGAGCTTATTGGGCATCATACCTTTGGCAGAGCGTTTGGGTTGGGCCACAGA GCAACTAGTTTACTACACCGTACCTacag TGGGAGGTCTTCTCAACGCCACTTTTGGCAACGCAACAGAGTTGATAATCTCACTGTTTGCGATGAAGCAAGGCATGTTACGCCTTGTGCAGCAGTCATTGCTAGGCTCGATTTTGTCCAACATGCTGCTCGTTCTCGGATGCGCACTTTTTGGTGGAGGCATCACTCATCTTAACAAGGAACAAATGTTTAACAAG TCAAATGTGGGGATGAGTGTAGGATTGCTCTTGATGGCGGTCATGGCGCTGATTTTCCCAACTGTTCTTCGTGTCACAAACACCGAGTTGCAAATTGGGACGTCAGTATTAGCCCTTTCAAGATTTTGTAGCTGTATAATGCTTGTAGCATATGTCGTCTATATTTTTTTTCTGCTGACAAACCAGAAGCAAGACTATGCATCGCTTAAAGAGGTTTATAATCACCTTGATAAAGATAGGATTGTGCAATATGTTTATATTTTTCTGTTAATTGTTCAAAAACATCAGGATTCTCCAACTGCAAGTTCGGATAACGAAGAATCTGCTGATATTACAAAGTGGGAATCGATTATATGGCTTGGCGTTTTGACTCTATTCATTTCAATTCTCTCGGATTATTTGGTCAATGCAATAGAG GGTGCATCTGTTGCAATGGATGTCCCGGTAGCATTCATTAGTGTTATTCTGCTTCCCATTGTCGGAAATGCAGCAGAACACGCAAGTGCTATCATGTTTGCAGTGAAAGACAAACTT GACATTTCTTTAGGAGTGGCGATTGGATCTTCAACACAAATATCCATGTTTGTG ATGCCGATTTGTGTGGTTGTTGGGTGGATGATTGAACGCCCATTGGACCTCGATTTTGAACCTTTTGAGACGGCCACTCTTTTTATGACAGTTCTCGTAGTAGCCTTCATATTGCAG GAGGGAACATCAAATTACTTCAAAGGATTAATGCTCTTGTTTTGTTATATGATTGTTGCTGCAAGTTTCTATGTACATGTAGATCCTGCATCTATAC AAGATAATCCTCAATAA
- the LOC110878542 gene encoding vacuolar cation/proton exchanger 3 isoform X2 encodes MGYNNNLRMLGFNPPLMKSSSVKSMIELQDDSRAIPVATTRNLPSLKGGPELFGTNSAWSIMKASIKTAFFSDKINLLLPCGPLAMLVDQLTHRQGWVFMLSLLGIIPLAERLGWATEQLVYYTVPTVGGLLNATFGNATELIISLFAMKQGMLRLVQQSLLGSILSNMLLVLGCALFGGGITHLNKEQMFNKSNVGMSVGLLLMAVMALIFPTVLRVTNTELQIGTSVLALSRFCSCIMLVAYVVYIFFLLTNQKQDYASLKEDSPTASSDNEESADITKWESIIWLGVLTLFISILSDYLVNAIEGASVAMDVPVAFISVILLPIVGNAAEHASAIMFAVKDKLDISLGVAIGSSTQISMFVMPICVVVGWMIERPLDLDFEPFETATLFMTVLVVAFILQEGTSNYFKGLMLLFCYMIVAASFYVHVDPASIQDNPQ; translated from the exons ATGGGTTACAACAACAATCTGCGgatgttagggttcaatcccccCCTA ATGAAATCATCAAGTGTAAAGTCAATGATTGAGTTACAAGATGATAGTCGAGCTATACCCGTCGCAACCACCAGAAACTTGCCTTCCCTAAAAGGCGGACCGGAACTTTTTGGCACCAACTCTGCATGGAGCATAATGAAAGCCAGTATAAAGACCGCTTTCTTTTCTGATAAAATAAATTTACTCTTACCTTGTGGCCCATTAGCAATGCTGGTTGATCAATTGACCCATCGTCAA GGTTGGGTCTTCATGTTGAGCTTATTGGGCATCATACCTTTGGCAGAGCGTTTGGGTTGGGCCACAGA GCAACTAGTTTACTACACCGTACCTacag TGGGAGGTCTTCTCAACGCCACTTTTGGCAACGCAACAGAGTTGATAATCTCACTGTTTGCGATGAAGCAAGGCATGTTACGCCTTGTGCAGCAGTCATTGCTAGGCTCGATTTTGTCCAACATGCTGCTCGTTCTCGGATGCGCACTTTTTGGTGGAGGCATCACTCATCTTAACAAGGAACAAATGTTTAACAAG TCAAATGTGGGGATGAGTGTAGGATTGCTCTTGATGGCGGTCATGGCGCTGATTTTCCCAACTGTTCTTCGTGTCACAAACACCGAGTTGCAAATTGGGACGTCAGTATTAGCCCTTTCAAGATTTTGTAGCTGTATAATGCTTGTAGCATATGTCGTCTATATTTTTTTTCTGCTGACAAACCAGAAGCAAGACTATGCATCGCTTAAAGAG GATTCTCCAACTGCAAGTTCGGATAACGAAGAATCTGCTGATATTACAAAGTGGGAATCGATTATATGGCTTGGCGTTTTGACTCTATTCATTTCAATTCTCTCGGATTATTTGGTCAATGCAATAGAG GGTGCATCTGTTGCAATGGATGTCCCGGTAGCATTCATTAGTGTTATTCTGCTTCCCATTGTCGGAAATGCAGCAGAACACGCAAGTGCTATCATGTTTGCAGTGAAAGACAAACTT GACATTTCTTTAGGAGTGGCGATTGGATCTTCAACACAAATATCCATGTTTGTG ATGCCGATTTGTGTGGTTGTTGGGTGGATGATTGAACGCCCATTGGACCTCGATTTTGAACCTTTTGAGACGGCCACTCTTTTTATGACAGTTCTCGTAGTAGCCTTCATATTGCAG GAGGGAACATCAAATTACTTCAAAGGATTAATGCTCTTGTTTTGTTATATGATTGTTGCTGCAAGTTTCTATGTACATGTAGATCCTGCATCTATAC AAGATAATCCTCAATAA